A genomic window from Lotus japonicus ecotype B-129 chromosome 1, LjGifu_v1.2 includes:
- the LOC130732623 gene encoding uncharacterized protein LOC130732623, with amino-acid sequence MTGKGNKYYVVFRGRNPGIYYSWDECRAQVHGFKNNRHERYRTLEEAQQALQEYFANPDSMESPSSSHPWHHVDSEGISGGTPNLSQASTSPFSPVQQNSQTNNERKPDPVHGTSQGSKGDEVVLKFSMKDCLIEACKVLGIDCPEFFAYPAKIINGSPHHSYMCYLRSEKIHETPVEVGPYETSPEMAMEQVSLKWLRRLENWHNLSVEDYNHYTVQLKNDRIQCLEAENFDLVMENASLKQQNLDLKRMLNHL; translated from the exons TCGGGCACAGGTTCATGGCTTCAAGAACAATAGGCACGAGAGGTACCGAACCCTTGAAGAAGCCCAACAAGCACTACAGGAGTATTTTGCAAACCCAGATTCAATGGAGAGCCCATCGTCTTCTCATCCTTGGCATCATGTTGATAGCGAGGGCATCAGTGGGGGCACACCAAACCTTTCTCAAGCGTCCACAAGTCCTTTTTCACCGGTGCAACAAAACAGCCAGACCA ATAACGAAAGGAAGCCTGACCCAGTGCATGGAACGTCACAAGGAAGCAAAGGTGACGAAGTTGTCCTGAAGTTCAGCATGAAAGATTGCTTGATAGAGGCATGTAAAGTACTTGGAATCGATTGTCCTGAATTCTTTGCGTATCCGGCAAAGATCATTAATGGGTCACCGCACCACAGCTATATGTGTTATTTGAGGTCTGAAAAAATCCATGAGACACCTGTTGAAGTTGGCCCTTATGAGACTTCACCAGAAATGGCAATGGAACAAGTGTCTCTTAAGTGGCTAAGGAGGTTGGAAAATTGGCATAACTTATCTGTTGAGGACTACAACCATTATACGGTTCAGTTGAAGAATGATCGAATCCAGTGCCTAGAAGCTGAGAACTTCGATCTGGTCATGGAAAATGCAAGCCTGAAGCAACAAAACTTAGACCTTAAGAGGATGTTGAACCACCTTTGa
- the LOC130724192 gene encoding uncharacterized protein LOC130724192, with protein MFSPPPHFIRSCLPTVMGSTFESHDSINENQNELLITHTVGECNNLSVNLNCPICMDVWVNRGEHHICCLPCGHIYGMSCIKRWLQRNHGSGKCPQCNETCSLVDVRRLYASVVVADDEKVNSTNLFIQRSQETFKKI; from the exons tctcctcctcctcacttCATCCGCTCTTGTCTTCCTACTGTGATGGGGAGCACGTTCGAATCCCATGACTCCATTAATGAAAACCAGAACGAGCTTCTCATAACACATACCGTGGGAGAGTGCAACAACCTTAGTGTTAACTTGAACTGCCCTATTTGCATGGACGTTTGGGTCAACAGAGGCGAACACCACATCTG TTGTCTTCCTTGTGGACACATATATGGCATGTCTTGCATCAAGAGATGGCTTCAACGCAACCACGGTTCAGGCAAG TGTCCTCAATGTAATGAGACATGTTCGTTGGTAGATGTGAGGAGACTCTATGCTTCCGTAGTAGTTGCGGATGATGAGAAGGTTAATAGTACAAACTTATTTATACAAAGATCACAAGAAACTTTCAAGAAAATTTAG
- the LOC130730311 gene encoding uncharacterized protein LOC130730311: MESNFRPSQDMLLTDDELRLSAYIFQLKGDPSEELLKIGSTIGTRQHFMTLCPDRVIDKKIIELMAVKLNWNQHNTDAQPAWILPPRFAEAVLKGKMSEDLLPDFAEEWMAAFETLKYIYVPIMEPNGHWYLMVASMDETVIYLVDCHLNSQQTAARKRSIRTIGKVIGRMMFSSYYPHNYLEGNFELGTWDIEEARSCEDHSTSTQQSTICTLEWMQMDDVFMSNLLPRVEDKLVRMKAAMKLLNGPHNENLEMVVEKAQKFWESQMSCE; encoded by the exons ATGGAATCAAATTTTCGCCCCTCGCAAGATATGTTGTTAACCGATGATGAACTCCGTCTAAGCGCATACATATTTCAGCTTAAAGGTGACCCAAG TGAGGAACTGTTGAAAATTGGATCCACAATAGGGACAAGGCAACACTTTATGACTCTATGCCCAGATAGGGTTATTGACAAGAAG ATAATTGAACTCATGGCTGTGAAACTTAACTGGAATCAGCATAACACTGACGCTCAACCAGCCTGGATATTACCACCCCGCTTTGCG GAGGCTGTGTTAAAGGGAAAGATGTCGGAGGATTTGCTTCCTGACTTTGCAGAAGAATGGATGGCCGCATTTGAAACTCTCAAATAT ATCTATGTGCctatcatggagccaaatggaCACTGGTACTTAATGGTGGCTTCCATGGATGAAACAGTGATTTACTTGGTTGACTGTCACCTCAACTCACAACAAACTGCTGCTAGGAAACGCTCAATCAGGACAATT GGGAAAGTCATTGGTCGTATGATGTTTTCTTCATACTACCCTCATAACTACCTGGAAGGAAACTTTGAGCTGGGCACATGGGATATTGAGGAAGCAAGGTCCTGTGAAGACCACTCAACGAG TACTCAACAGTCCACCATATGCACGTTGGAGTGGATGCAAATGGATGATGTGTTCATGTCCAACTTACTCCCTCGG GTGGAAGATAAACTGGTGAGGATGAAGGCAGCAATGAAACTACTTAATGGGCCTCACAATGAGAATTTGGAAATGGTGGTTGAAAAAGCACAAAAGTTCTGGGAGAGCCAGATGTCTTGTGAATAG
- the LOC130724200 gene encoding uncharacterized protein LOC130724200, whose translation METFGLPCDHIIGLLVHLDIDVIPECLVLQRWCKAAKDCMKGNSDSTYKFWESTVLARLGSLVLRSREMFNLGCESMDDYLDTIEVMENHVTKLKAKKLAVSGSSAVNEETPIEVFDNVKNPEVVRTKGCGGTSTGNGNKSKRRCTVCKKEGHNKTTCKRQKTSTGFSDVVGLDGAGVGLFFDVVTYCKR comes from the exons ATGGAGACGTTTGGGCTGCCCTGTGACCACATAATTGGTCTATTGGTACATCTAGACATTGATGTCATACCAGAGTGTTTAGTACTGCAAAGATGGTGTAAGGCAGCTAAGGACTGTATGAAAGGGAACTCTGACTCGACTTACAAGTTTTGGGAGTCCACAGTTTTGGCCAGGCTAGGATCATTGGTTTTGAGAAGTAGAGAAATGTTTAACCTTGGCTGCGAATCGATGGATGACTACCTTGATACTATTGAGGTGATGGAGAACCATGTCACCAAACTGAAGGCAAAGAAGCTTGCTGTAAGCGGAAGTTCTGCTGTTAATGAAGAGACGCCAATTGAAGTGTTTGATAATGTGAAAAATCCTGAGGTAGTTAGGACCAAAGGTTGTGGTGGCACCTCAACCGGAAACGGAAACAAGAGCAAACGAAGGTGCACTGTATGTAAGAAGGAAGGCCACAACAAAACAACATGcaaacgtcaaaaaacttctACAGGATTTTCTGATGTTGTTGGACTTGACGGTGCAGGCGTAG GTTTGTTCTTCGATGTCGTCACATATTGCAAGAGATGA
- the LOC130730310 gene encoding protein FAR1-RELATED SEQUENCE 5-like: protein MEDSGIGSWCSDEGYSSNGVEKSNGVAAGIVSPPTPTQFELVGEDETGEGVAVNSMDDVAHTLWDCMNATDFMKYHFLNRQVAFDFYNFYARVKGFSIRKSKVLRNKKGDIVRQDLVCHKEGFREEKNRMRANRKRETKVETRCGCSAKMRIRFVGESGRWHVALFGESHNHALLEGKQSTMLPAHRQLKDSDIMGMNSMRKVGISTTEIYNFIADQSGGFEKTNFLKVDMFNQMTKQKQKEQCDAKAVLVYLKGLASSDPGMYWSHHVDDEGNLKQLFWADGISRMDFQVFGEVLAFDATYRKNKYGCPIVVLV, encoded by the exons ATGGAGGATTCAGGAATTGGAAGTTGGTGTTCTGATGAAG GTTATTCATCAAATGGTGTAGAGAAAAGCAATGGAGTAGCTGCTGGAATTGTTTCACCACCCACACCCACCCAGTTTGAGTTAGTTGGTGAGGATGAAACAGGTGAAGGAGTGGCTGTCAATAGTATGGATGACGTCGCACATACTTTGTGGGATTGTATGAATGCGACTGATTTTATGAAGTATCACTTCCTTAATCGGCAGGTAGCATTTGATTTCTACAACTTCTATGCTAGAGTTAAGGGCTTCTCAATAAGGAAAAGCAAGGTTTTGAGAAACAAAAAAGGTGATATTGTGCGGCAAGACTTAGTGTGTCACAAGGAAGGTTTTCgtgaagagaaaaatagaatgAGGGCAAATCGTAAAAGGGAAACAAAGGTGGAGACAAGGTGTGGGTGCAGTGCAAAAATGAGGATTAGATTTGTTGGTGAAAGTGGTAGGTGGCATGTTGCTCTATTTGGAGAATCTCACAATCATGCGTTATTAGAGGGGAAGCAATCAACAATGTTACCAGCACATCGCCAGTTAAAAGATAGTGATATAATGGGAATGAATAGCATGCGAAAAGTTGGTATAAGCACTACTGAGATATACAATTTTATTGCTGACCAATCTGGTGGGTTTGAGAAAACCAATTTTCTCAAGGTAGACATGTTTAATCAAATGACGAAGCAAAAACAAAAAGAGCAATGTGATGCCAAAGCCGTGCTGGTGTACCTTAAGGGCCTAGCTTCTAGTGATCCTGGGATGTATTGGTCACACCATGTTGATGATGAGGGCAATTTAAAACAATTGTTTTGGGCTGATGGGATTAGTAGAATGGATTTTCAGGTATTTGGTGAGGTGCTTGCATTTGATGCAACATACAGGAAGAATAAGTATGGCTGTCCGATTGTTGTTTTAGTTTGA